One Solibacillus sp. R5-41 DNA segment encodes these proteins:
- the yhaM gene encoding 3'-5' exoribonuclease YhaM — translation MNEITKLQPGEQVDQFLLIKEAKKGVTTVGKPFMSLILQDRSGDIEAKLWDTNEEHENLYRAQIIVKVGGEIHDYRGKNQLRIKQIRPVREDEGVQISDLLPTSAVPKEELYEQLTQFFFQIQNPNISRITRHIMKKHYDSLIIFPAATKNHHDYASGLIDHVVSMLKLSSAICDLYPTLNRDLLYAGVILHDIGKVIELSGPVGTAYTVEGNLLGHISIMVNEIGLTATELKIEGEEVMLLQHLVLSHHGKEEWGSPKKPMIQEAEILHYIDNIDAKMNMLTRALDKAKPGEFTERLFPLDNRSFYKPTI, via the coding sequence GTGAATGAAATTACAAAACTCCAGCCTGGTGAACAAGTTGACCAATTTTTATTAATTAAAGAGGCAAAAAAAGGAGTCACGACGGTTGGAAAGCCATTTATGTCTCTTATTTTGCAAGATCGTAGTGGAGATATTGAGGCCAAGCTTTGGGACACAAATGAAGAGCATGAAAATTTATACCGCGCACAAATCATCGTAAAAGTAGGCGGTGAAATTCATGATTACCGTGGGAAAAACCAGCTTAGAATTAAACAAATTCGCCCTGTAAGAGAAGATGAAGGTGTTCAAATTAGTGATTTATTGCCAACCTCAGCAGTTCCGAAAGAGGAATTATACGAGCAGCTAACACAATTCTTTTTTCAAATTCAAAACCCAAATATTTCACGTATAACACGTCATATTATGAAAAAGCATTACGACAGTTTAATCATTTTCCCTGCTGCTACAAAAAATCATCATGATTATGCATCGGGTTTAATTGATCATGTTGTATCAATGTTGAAATTAAGTAGTGCAATTTGTGACTTATATCCGACATTGAACCGTGATTTATTATATGCGGGAGTCATTTTACATGATATCGGTAAAGTGATTGAGTTATCTGGACCTGTTGGCACTGCCTACACAGTGGAAGGGAACTTGTTGGGGCATATTTCTATTATGGTCAATGAGATTGGACTAACTGCAACAGAACTGAAAATTGAAGGCGAAGAAGTAATGTTACTTCAACATTTAGTGCTTTCTCACCATGGGAAAGAAGAATGGGGTAGCCCGAAAAAGCCAATGATTCAGGAAGCGGAAATTTTACATTATATTGATAATATTGATGCGAAAATGAATATGCTGACGCGTGCGCTCGATAAAGCGAAGCCAGGCGAATTTACAGAGCGCTTATTCCCATTAGATAACCGTTCGTTTTATAAACCGACGATTTAA
- a CDS encoding FAD-binding dehydrogenase — protein MKYDVIVVGAGLAGLTAACQLIDAGKKVLLVDQETQNSIGGQAFWSFGGLFLVDSPEQRRMGIKDSKELAWQDWIGSAGFDRLEDEDSWAYKWARAYVDFASGEKYDWLKSLGIQFFPVVGWAERGGALAGGHGNSVPRFHIVWGTGPAIVEPFAEKILKAASSGRVDYMPRHQVTELIIDGNTISGVRGNVLETTVIRRGEESSREAIGAFEYYADAVIIASGGIGANLELVKKNWPSRLGTPPKTMISGVPAYVDGHMLQITEQAGGRVVNRDRMWHYTEGLRNWDPIWKNHGIRILPGPSSMWFDATGKRFSAPNFPGFDTLSTLEAIQKTGYDYSWFILTEKMIEKEFALSGSEQNPDLTNKSIPQILKRMLPGPPAPVQAFKENGEDFVIAHGLKDLVDAMNRLVGNKLLDFMHIKDQILARDREIENKFSKDAQVTAIHGARNYLGDKLIRAAKPHKMLDPTAGPLIAVRLNILTRKTLGGLQTDLNGQVLNDYGKPIPGLFAAGEVSGFGGGGVHGYRSLEGTFVGGCLFTGLQVGKYLSK, from the coding sequence ATGAAGTATGATGTCATAGTTGTTGGTGCAGGTTTGGCGGGACTGACAGCTGCATGTCAGCTCATTGATGCAGGTAAAAAAGTATTACTAGTCGATCAAGAAACTCAAAATTCAATTGGCGGACAAGCATTTTGGTCGTTCGGTGGGCTATTTTTAGTGGACTCACCCGAACAACGAAGAATGGGCATTAAAGATAGCAAGGAGCTCGCGTGGCAGGATTGGATTGGTTCAGCAGGATTTGATCGATTAGAGGACGAGGATAGCTGGGCATACAAATGGGCAAGAGCTTACGTGGATTTTGCCTCTGGTGAAAAATATGATTGGTTGAAATCCCTAGGGATTCAGTTTTTCCCTGTAGTTGGTTGGGCAGAGCGTGGTGGCGCATTAGCAGGAGGACATGGAAATTCTGTTCCTCGCTTCCATATTGTTTGGGGAACAGGACCAGCGATAGTAGAGCCGTTTGCAGAAAAAATATTAAAAGCAGCGTCCAGTGGGCGAGTTGACTATATGCCTCGCCATCAAGTAACGGAGCTTATAATAGACGGAAATACCATTTCTGGGGTGCGAGGAAATGTTTTAGAAACGACTGTTATTCGACGAGGGGAAGAAAGTTCTCGAGAAGCGATTGGCGCATTTGAGTACTACGCAGATGCCGTAATTATTGCGAGTGGTGGTATTGGTGCGAATTTAGAACTTGTGAAGAAAAATTGGCCATCTCGATTAGGAACACCCCCTAAAACGATGATTTCAGGTGTCCCAGCGTATGTTGATGGGCACATGCTACAAATCACAGAGCAAGCTGGAGGGCGCGTAGTAAATCGAGACCGAATGTGGCACTACACAGAAGGGTTACGCAACTGGGACCCAATATGGAAAAATCATGGGATTCGTATTTTACCTGGACCATCCTCGATGTGGTTTGATGCAACAGGAAAACGCTTTTCTGCACCAAATTTTCCTGGATTTGATACGTTAAGCACATTAGAAGCGATTCAAAAAACTGGTTATGATTATTCTTGGTTTATTTTAACAGAAAAAATGATTGAAAAGGAATTTGCCCTATCTGGTTCAGAGCAAAATCCAGATTTAACGAATAAAAGCATCCCTCAAATTTTAAAACGCATGTTGCCAGGGCCACCAGCGCCCGTTCAAGCTTTTAAGGAAAATGGGGAGGATTTCGTCATTGCACACGGCTTAAAGGACCTTGTAGACGCGATGAATCGCTTAGTAGGGAATAAATTATTAGACTTTATGCATATTAAAGACCAAATTTTAGCCCGTGATCGAGAAATTGAGAATAAATTTTCTAAAGATGCACAAGTGACAGCTATTCACGGTGCACGCAATTATTTAGGAGATAAATTAATTCGAGCAGCAAAGCCCCATAAAATGTTAGATCCAACAGCAGGACCGCTTATTGCTGTGAGATTAAATATTTTAACGAGAAAAACATTAGGTGGACTACAAACAGACTTAAATGGTCAGGTATTGAATGACTATGGCAAACCGATTCCGGGCTTATTTGCAGCGGGAGAGGTGAGTGGTTTTGGAGGTGGGGGAGTTCATGGATATCGCTCATTAGAAGGAACTTTCGTAGGTGGATGTTTATTTACAGGATTACAAGTTGGAAAATATTTGAGTAAATAA
- the serA gene encoding phosphoglycerate dehydrogenase, with translation MVTKLKETEMKTINVFIADPLSEDGIFPLRQETELDLNIIIDTGLTPEQLVSKIADVDVLLVRSQTTVTREIIEGAKNLKLIGRAGVGVDNIDLTAATEHGIIVVNAPDGNTNSAAEHTIAMMTSLARFIPQAFNTLKNGKWDRKSYVGVELKNKTMGVIGMGRIGAEVAYRAKGQRMNVIAYDPFLTEERAKELGVTKGTVDEVCAAAEFITVHTPLLPETRNIINKERFAIMKDGVRIINCARGGIINEDDLYDAIVEGKVAGAALDVFIQEPATDHKLLTLPQVIATPHLGASTVEAQESVAVDVSNDIIKFFKSGTVTNPVNMPSIPKEKLAQVEPFFALAEKLGKFLIQVTEESIQELNISYAGEVANFDVRPLTANAIKGLLSTNHGTHVNDVNARYLAERIGMKINEHKTTTAKGFTNLITVEIVTDTEKHTVAGTLLNGLGARIVKVEGFVVDVVPNGNLLYIKNTDKPGAIGRVATKLAEKEINIATMQVGRDQVGGSAVMMLVVDNAVTTEDLNYVAQLENIDEVKAITL, from the coding sequence ATGGTAACAAAATTAAAAGAAACAGAAATGAAAACAATTAATGTATTTATCGCGGATCCACTAAGTGAAGATGGAATTTTCCCACTTCGCCAAGAGACTGAATTAGATTTAAACATTATTATTGATACAGGTTTAACACCTGAACAATTAGTTTCTAAAATTGCAGATGTAGATGTATTACTTGTTCGTTCTCAAACGACTGTTACGCGTGAAATCATCGAAGGTGCAAAAAATTTAAAGCTAATCGGTCGTGCAGGTGTTGGCGTGGATAATATTGATTTAACTGCTGCAACTGAGCACGGGATTATTGTCGTAAACGCTCCAGACGGAAATACAAACTCTGCTGCTGAGCATACTATTGCCATGATGACTTCACTTGCTCGTTTCATTCCACAAGCATTTAACACATTAAAAAATGGTAAATGGGATCGTAAATCTTATGTAGGTGTAGAATTAAAAAATAAAACAATGGGCGTTATCGGTATGGGACGTATCGGTGCTGAAGTTGCTTATCGTGCGAAAGGTCAACGTATGAACGTCATTGCATACGACCCATTCCTAACAGAAGAACGCGCTAAAGAACTTGGCGTAACAAAAGGAACAGTTGATGAAGTTTGTGCAGCTGCTGAATTTATTACAGTGCATACACCATTACTACCTGAAACACGTAATATCATTAACAAGGAGCGCTTTGCTATTATGAAAGATGGCGTTCGCATTATTAACTGCGCACGTGGTGGTATTATTAACGAGGATGATTTATATGATGCAATCGTTGAAGGTAAAGTAGCTGGAGCTGCACTTGACGTATTCATACAAGAGCCAGCAACAGATCATAAATTACTTACATTACCACAAGTAATTGCAACACCACATTTAGGTGCATCTACTGTTGAAGCACAAGAGTCAGTTGCAGTTGACGTGTCAAACGACATTATTAAATTCTTTAAATCAGGTACGGTTACAAACCCAGTAAACATGCCTTCAATTCCAAAAGAAAAGCTTGCACAAGTGGAGCCATTCTTTGCTTTAGCTGAAAAATTAGGTAAATTCCTAATTCAAGTTACAGAAGAAAGCATCCAGGAATTAAACATTTCTTACGCTGGTGAGGTAGCAAACTTTGATGTTCGTCCTTTAACAGCGAACGCGATTAAAGGCTTATTATCTACAAACCATGGTACACACGTTAACGATGTAAATGCTCGTTACTTAGCTGAACGTATTGGCATGAAAATTAATGAACATAAAACGACAACTGCTAAAGGGTTTACAAATTTAATTACAGTTGAAATCGTGACAGATACAGAAAAACATACTGTTGCTGGTACATTATTAAACGGTCTTGGCGCACGTATTGTTAAAGTAGAAGGCTTTGTTGTTGATGTTGTTCCAAATGGCAATCTTCTTTACATTAAAAATACAGATAAACCTGGTGCAATTGGCCGCGTAGCTACAAAATTAGCAGAAAAAGAAATTAATATCGCAACAATGCAAGTAGGACGTGACCAAGTTGGTGGATCAGCTGTTATGATGCTTGTAGTTGATAATGCCGTAACAACAGAAGATTTAAATTATGTGGCTCAACTCGAAAATATTGATGAAGTAAAAGCAATTACACTTTAA
- a CDS encoding DNA polymerase III subunit delta produces MFTIQLCVCENCGRSDQSVTVENHTIHQHVAQLCPTCIHILSLPTNEVRFLQLARKKNKQTSNTEMQKIHQKLSMLLAVAGLFVTIIAAAVVAQSMEIHAYSDLYVNETEIDNYLSFAYINEKFSS; encoded by the coding sequence ATGTTTACGATTCAGCTTTGTGTTTGTGAAAATTGCGGGCGTTCGGATCAATCCGTAACCGTTGAAAATCATACAATTCATCAGCATGTAGCACAACTTTGTCCAACATGTATACATATTTTGTCCTTACCAACAAATGAAGTACGTTTTCTACAACTTGCCAGAAAGAAAAATAAACAAACATCCAATACAGAAATGCAAAAGATACACCAAAAACTATCCATGCTATTAGCTGTAGCAGGTCTGTTTGTAACGATTATCGCTGCAGCGGTAGTAGCGCAAAGTATGGAGATTCATGCCTATTCTGACTTATACGTGAATGAAACGGAAATTGATAACTATTTATCTTTCGCTTATATAAATGAAAAATTTTCTTCTTAA
- a CDS encoding MBL fold metallo-hydrolase — translation MKKILAVLVAVLLLVAGCEETPQTNEQIKPYTGKEMLVHFIDVGQGDSILIQSPNGKTMLVDAGVKGAGKTVVDYLEVHGVQKLDYVVATHPDADHIGGLIPVLNSIPVEHFMDSGKIHTSNTYEEMLTLIHEKNIPFTIPQTGDLIELDSEVTVNVLSADEDAADNNEASIVLRVAYGNISFLLTGDAGIDMEKEMLANGLDVEATILKAGHHGSNTSSSQTFVNAVSPLATILSYGQNNKYGHPHAEVIDALQNVGSDIYSTAEAGTIVVNTDGDTYKINQSQWTGIGATSEIKIPNVIGSVELVSKDVQAEVVVVKNTGKEAVNMQGWQLVSVEGNQVFNFPNIDLAPGTSISITSGSDAKTGENELEWTKRQIWLNTGDSAHLMNAKGEIVSELP, via the coding sequence ATGAAAAAAATTTTAGCAGTACTTGTAGCCGTTTTACTTTTAGTAGCAGGTTGTGAGGAAACACCACAAACGAACGAACAAATAAAACCATATACGGGTAAGGAAATGCTCGTCCATTTTATTGATGTTGGTCAAGGGGATTCTATTTTAATTCAATCGCCGAATGGAAAGACGATGTTAGTTGATGCTGGTGTAAAGGGTGCGGGTAAAACCGTTGTTGACTATTTAGAGGTGCACGGCGTACAAAAATTAGATTATGTCGTAGCAACGCATCCAGATGCTGATCATATTGGTGGATTGATTCCGGTATTAAATTCAATTCCGGTCGAGCACTTTATGGATTCTGGAAAAATCCACACATCCAATACGTATGAAGAAATGCTAACGTTAATCCATGAGAAAAATATCCCTTTTACCATTCCACAGACGGGTGATCTAATTGAATTGGATTCTGAAGTAACAGTGAATGTTTTAAGCGCAGATGAAGATGCAGCCGACAACAATGAAGCGTCCATAGTGCTCCGAGTCGCTTATGGAAATATTTCATTTTTGTTAACAGGAGATGCCGGTATTGATATGGAAAAGGAGATGCTAGCAAACGGTCTTGATGTAGAGGCGACGATATTAAAGGCGGGACATCATGGTTCTAATACGAGTAGTTCCCAAACTTTTGTTAATGCGGTTTCGCCGTTAGCAACTATTTTAAGCTATGGACAAAATAATAAATATGGACATCCACATGCAGAAGTTATTGATGCGTTACAAAATGTAGGAAGTGATATTTATAGTACAGCAGAAGCAGGGACAATTGTTGTTAACACAGATGGAGATACGTATAAAATCAATCAATCCCAATGGACAGGTATTGGTGCAACGAGCGAAATTAAGATTCCTAACGTTATTGGAAGTGTCGAATTAGTAAGTAAAGATGTTCAAGCGGAAGTTGTTGTCGTAAAAAACACGGGTAAAGAAGCGGTAAATATGCAGGGATGGCAGCTTGTTTCAGTAGAAGGAAATCAAGTATTTAATTTCCCGAATATCGACCTTGCCCCTGGAACATCCATTTCGATTACGAGTGGCTCGGATGCAAAAACGGGTGAAAATGAATTAGAATGGACTAAAAGGCAAATTTGGTTAAATACAGGGGATTCAGCCCATCTAATGAATGCGAAAGGGGAAATTGTTAGTGAGTTACCATAA
- a CDS encoding GNAT family N-acetyltransferase, with translation MKLESERIYLRSLCSLDAPIMYENSLDEEIRYMTGTKLNFSLEQIKAHIENINNDSSRYDFAICLKDTDEMIGELSISEIDKENKKAGFRISMASILLTGKGYGTEAINLVLSFVFEQLQLNRLQLEVFSHNLRGIRAYEKVGFKKEGILRQSLYYNDAYSDEIIMAVLKSDYDNRSL, from the coding sequence ATGAAATTAGAAAGCGAGAGAATATATTTAAGGTCTCTTTGCTCATTAGATGCACCCATTATGTATGAAAACTCACTGGATGAAGAAATACGTTATATGACTGGAACGAAGCTTAATTTTTCATTGGAGCAAATTAAGGCTCATATCGAAAATATAAATAATGATTCAAGTCGCTATGATTTCGCTATTTGTTTAAAAGACACGGACGAAATGATTGGAGAATTATCAATTTCCGAGATTGATAAGGAGAATAAAAAGGCAGGATTCAGAATATCAATGGCCTCCATTTTATTAACCGGAAAAGGTTATGGAACTGAAGCGATCAATCTAGTTCTAAGTTTTGTTTTTGAACAACTCCAATTAAATCGTTTACAGTTAGAGGTATTTAGTCATAATTTACGTGGTATAAGAGCTTATGAAAAAGTGGGTTTTAAAAAAGAAGGTATCTTACGCCAATCTTTATACTACAATGATGCATACTCGGATGAAATTATTATGGCAGTACTTAAAAGTGATTATGATAATAGGTCACTGTAA
- a CDS encoding YhzD family protein: protein MENYRFTAFEKTGETLFDEVWTFANDETAKIEGQKQIDDNGVTEKTHRLVNSAGKLILFHV from the coding sequence ATGGAAAATTATCGTTTTACTGCATTTGAAAAAACTGGAGAAACTTTATTTGATGAAGTATGGACTTTTGCAAACGATGAAACTGCAAAAATTGAAGGACAGAAACAGATTGACGATAATGGCGTTACTGAAAAAACGCATCGTTTAGTTAATTCAGCGGGCAAGTTAATTTTATTCCACGTTTAA
- a CDS encoding polysaccharide deacetylase family protein, producing the protein MKNLQVVLLLAVLVTACVTFPQLFTKADTISAIKMTTSDTVVFDESLQEEVITLDKNSVVTVLSESNGWAKINYTFYTGYVPSNSLQIATVQYMLTSVKFEPNVRLINDPQGEVIGNLPSSSVVEVYSIDEAGWAFVRFGDLAGFVNKIALTTPTKKQMIVQEPTGLSVRYKASPSSKAIGTLPKSTEVTMLSTFNGWAFVTSKSLSGYVPVTGLKEAPKNTSTTNPKPSTKPNNNSSKKQIALTFDDGPNPKVTPQIVQTLKKYDAKATFFVVGKNVQKYPDIVKEVSKAGHEIGNHTYDHTKLTTLTVKQVSTQIQLTDIAVKAAIDQYTTVFRPPYGAYNKTITGLLEVPNIMWSIDTLDWKHHDPEKTLQIVKTNAKRDSIVLMHDIHQATADSLDSVLDYLSKQGYEFVTISELLAK; encoded by the coding sequence ATGAAAAATCTACAAGTGGTATTACTGTTGGCAGTACTTGTCACAGCATGCGTTACATTCCCTCAATTGTTTACTAAAGCCGACACAATAAGTGCCATTAAAATGACAACTTCTGATACTGTTGTCTTTGATGAAAGTTTACAAGAAGAAGTGATTACATTAGATAAAAATAGTGTCGTCACCGTTCTATCTGAGTCAAATGGCTGGGCTAAAATTAACTATACATTTTATACAGGCTATGTTCCGAGCAATTCTTTACAAATAGCTACCGTACAGTACATGCTAACAAGCGTTAAATTTGAACCAAATGTTAGACTAATAAATGATCCTCAAGGTGAAGTTATAGGGAATCTCCCTTCAAGCAGTGTTGTAGAAGTTTATTCTATTGATGAAGCAGGATGGGCATTTGTTCGTTTCGGTGATTTAGCTGGTTTTGTAAATAAAATTGCACTTACAACGCCAACAAAAAAACAAATGATTGTTCAAGAGCCAACCGGATTATCCGTTCGTTATAAAGCAAGCCCTTCAAGTAAAGCGATTGGCACTTTACCAAAAAGCACTGAGGTTACTATGCTATCTACATTTAATGGCTGGGCATTTGTAACGAGCAAATCGTTGTCAGGATATGTTCCGGTTACTGGATTAAAAGAAGCGCCTAAAAATACTAGCACAACTAATCCAAAGCCTAGTACAAAACCTAACAACAATTCTAGTAAGAAGCAAATCGCTTTAACATTTGATGATGGACCCAACCCAAAAGTAACACCACAAATCGTTCAAACATTAAAAAAATATGATGCAAAAGCGACATTTTTCGTCGTTGGTAAAAACGTTCAGAAATATCCTGATATCGTAAAGGAAGTTTCTAAAGCAGGGCATGAAATTGGAAATCACACATATGATCATACGAAATTAACGACACTGACTGTAAAGCAAGTAAGCACCCAAATTCAATTAACGGACATTGCTGTAAAGGCTGCCATAGATCAATACACGACTGTATTCCGTCCACCTTATGGAGCTTATAATAAAACGATTACGGGCTTACTAGAAGTTCCGAACATCATGTGGTCAATTGATACGCTTGATTGGAAACATCATGACCCTGAAAAAACATTGCAAATCGTAAAAACAAATGCCAAAAGGGATAGCATTGTTTTAATGCATGATATTCATCAAGCAACTGCCGATTCATTAGATTCTGTGCTTGATTATTTATCAAAGCAAGGCTATGAATTCGTTACCATTTCAGAGCTATTAGCGAAATGA
- a CDS encoding HAD family hydrolase — protein MTIKTIIFDLDDTLLWDQKSVKTAFEKTCDYANEVHSVDPIKFEEAVREAARALYEGYETFDYTVLIGINPFEGLWGTFDDPTPKFQQMKEIVPQYRAQAWTNGLAALGIDDPAFGMELGERFVEERKKAPFFYEDTFAVLDELKGKYQLVLLTNGAPSLQNLKLEITPEIVPYFDHIIISGDFGKGKPDASIFEFVMEKAQVSKDDGIMVGDNLMTDILGSSRVGMRNVWINRENKPQNPDVMPTYEVTSLTELLKLI, from the coding sequence ATGACAATTAAAACGATAATTTTTGATTTAGATGATACATTATTATGGGATCAAAAATCTGTAAAAACAGCATTTGAAAAAACATGTGACTATGCAAATGAAGTACATAGCGTGGACCCTATAAAGTTTGAAGAAGCGGTACGTGAAGCAGCAAGAGCATTATATGAGGGCTATGAAACATTCGATTACACTGTTTTAATTGGTATTAACCCATTTGAAGGCCTTTGGGGAACTTTCGATGATCCAACACCTAAATTCCAGCAAATGAAAGAAATTGTGCCGCAATATCGTGCACAAGCGTGGACAAATGGATTGGCTGCACTAGGGATTGATGACCCTGCATTTGGTATGGAGCTAGGTGAACGCTTTGTAGAAGAACGTAAAAAAGCACCTTTCTTTTATGAAGATACATTTGCTGTTTTAGATGAGTTAAAGGGGAAGTATCAGTTAGTATTATTAACAAATGGGGCCCCAAGCTTACAAAATTTAAAATTAGAAATTACACCAGAAATCGTTCCATATTTTGACCATATTATTATTTCAGGCGATTTTGGTAAAGGCAAACCAGATGCTTCAATTTTTGAATTTGTTATGGAAAAAGCACAAGTATCAAAAGATGATGGAATTATGGTTGGGGATAATTTAATGACTGATATTTTAGGTTCTTCCCGTGTAGGAATGCGCAATGTTTGGATTAACCGTGAAAATAAACCGCAAAATCCAGATGTCATGCCTACGTATGAAGTAACTTCATTAACAGAGTTATTAAAGCTTATTTAA
- a CDS encoding DUF3006 domain-containing protein: protein MSYHKYTLDRFDGEYAVFLKRPDETEKLLIQRTEILVALQEGDIVRIQEDGEKYLIEVLQEEINAQKDRIQQLMKQLRRQSK, encoded by the coding sequence GTGAGTTACCATAAATATACGCTTGATCGATTTGATGGAGAATATGCCGTTTTTTTAAAGCGTCCAGATGAAACAGAAAAATTACTTATCCAACGTACAGAAATTTTAGTAGCACTGCAAGAAGGGGATATTGTACGCATTCAAGAGGATGGGGAAAAATACCTGATTGAGGTATTACAAGAAGAGATCAACGCCCAAAAAGACCGTATTCAGCAATTAATGAAGCAGCTACGTCGGCAATCTAAATAG
- a CDS encoding enoyl-CoA hydratase — protein sequence MSYKTIQLEIAERKATLSLNRPQAMNAMDFTMMRELAECFESLHNEKDVQILVVKGEGKVFSAGGDVKMMVASEDFSDFGLIMDTITRLVKAYYTLPMITIAQIHGAAAGLGLSLALGSDIIVAEQPSKIAMNFIGIGLIPDGAGHFFMKERLGTVQAKQMIWEGKVHNGEEALALGLIDHNVAEGMAAVAVDQLVGKLLASPILAMIETKGILHQANLSELEFILQGEALGQGKMRQTVDHLEGIKAFVEKRTPVFLGK from the coding sequence ATGAGTTACAAAACAATTCAACTTGAAATAGCAGAACGAAAAGCAACTTTATCTTTAAATCGACCACAAGCAATGAATGCCATGGATTTTACGATGATGCGAGAATTAGCCGAATGCTTTGAATCGCTACATAACGAAAAGGATGTGCAAATCCTTGTTGTTAAAGGGGAAGGCAAGGTCTTTTCAGCAGGTGGAGACGTAAAAATGATGGTTGCGTCAGAAGATTTTTCTGATTTTGGATTGATTATGGATACAATTACACGACTTGTAAAAGCTTACTATACGTTACCGATGATTACGATTGCACAAATTCATGGAGCTGCGGCGGGGCTTGGTTTAAGTTTAGCTTTAGGTAGCGATATTATCGTGGCAGAGCAACCGAGTAAAATCGCGATGAACTTCATTGGGATTGGCTTAATTCCGGATGGAGCGGGTCATTTCTTTATGAAGGAACGTTTAGGTACGGTGCAAGCAAAGCAAATGATTTGGGAAGGAAAAGTGCATAATGGAGAAGAAGCACTTGCACTCGGTTTAATTGATCATAATGTAGCGGAGGGGATGGCGGCAGTTGCTGTTGATCAGCTCGTTGGAAAATTATTAGCCTCACCGATTTTAGCTATGATTGAGACGAAGGGAATTTTACATCAGGCTAATTTATCAGAACTTGAGTTCATTTTACAAGGTGAAGCACTAGGACAGGGAAAAATGCGCCAAACTGTGGACCATCTTGAAGGAATTAAAGCCTTTGTTGAAAAAAGAACACCTGTATTTTTAGGGAAATAA